The following proteins are co-located in the Neodiprion virginianus isolate iyNeoVirg1 chromosome 6, iyNeoVirg1.1, whole genome shotgun sequence genome:
- the LOC124307758 gene encoding putative ATP-dependent RNA helicase DHX57 isoform X3 has translation MDHHSAQLMEDIVLEDRRPPKSNSKNTSTKKSTKDTGKIQNVPRTSVPTQRVPDKSNNVPTNLKVEMQMLRITDDSERQLYETLKHIYGTKFRLADASEFKDQKSNLGKQYWMERGNLVIKDLTYPYDPPYFYFYKNTPPYPKLNCLRIARRLYNEALEHCVDGAPSIFSAVSILENEFEIQSYLVESKEQFLDKDDPLFPKSINSEHDQHIPTHYKKGSTNRRNRDNVSWKEISKQDDEIRTKFMEKQKSPRYLKMKEARRKLPAWSKMNEILDTIHESQVTVISGETGCGKSTQVPQYLLDDWIINRSETNREHVEIVCTQPRRISAIGVAERVAAERDERIGNTVGYQIRLESKVSSTTRLTFCTTGILLQRFSGDPDLSSVTHVIVDEVHERSAESDFLLMLLKELLSKRPDLKIILMSATLKADTFSTYFGNTPTLDIPGRTFPVEQIFLEDILERTGFVVEENSRFTRRIKGGFEKLETELESADVEAMAGVYPKDNILDENLVLAQLMARYEGYSKQTYKNLYILDPEKINCELIENVLEWIVSGDHDYPRTGSILVFLPGIAEIMSLKDALHNNKSLSPKSGNFIIVPLHSSLSSEDQSLVFKKMKDGVRKIVLSTNIAETSVTIDDCVFVVDTGKMKETRFNSNQNMESLDMCWVSRANAMQRKGRAGRVMPGVSIHLYTSHRFKHHFLAQPIPEILRIALESLLLRIQIMSKGKVVDLHDILSKVLEPPSEDSISDAIKRLQDVGAIAPDCSLTPLGHHLAALPLDVRIGKLILFGAIFCCVDSALTIAACLSHKSPFVAPFDKKHELDAKKKDFATANSDQLTILKAYKKWLDACSHSSYAGQVFANENYLSTRTLQTLADVKHQLLELLVSIGFVPVDVGRRRAGDDRILEITGPAMNSNNENYKLLQGLLCAALYPNVAKVFTPEKSFQLQSAGAIPRQPKPEELKFKTKDGYVNMHPSSVNFTVGHFSSPYLVFQEKIKTSRIFIREVSMVPMLALVLFSGYGIDIELHNGTFILSLEDGWIMFSVESHRVAQLLQRMRVELVKLLEEKMQDPLLNLVHHSKGKKIIQTIVNIVTRD, from the exons ATGGATCATCACAGTGCTCAGTTAATGGAAGACATAGTATTGGAAGATAGAAGACCACCAAAGAGCAATAG CAAAAATACTTCAACTAAGAAGTCAACCAAGGACACCGGTAAAATACAGAATGTTCCAAGGACCAGTGTGCCCACGCAACGAGTCCCTGATAAATCGAATAATGTGCCAACGAATCTTAAAGTTGAAATGCAAATGCTGAGAATTACAGACGATTCAGAAAGGCAACTTTATGAAACGTTGAAACATATATATGGCACT AAATTTCGACTTGCGGATGCCTCAGAATTCAAGGACCAAAAATCAAACTTGGGCAAACAATATTGGATGGAACGTGGAAATTTAGTAATAAAAG ATCTGACCTACCCCTACGATCCGccatacttttatttttacaagaATACGCCTCCTTATCCAAAGCTAAACTGTTTACGAATAGCAAGACGTCTTTACAACGAGGCATTGGAGCACTGTGTGGATGGTGCTCCGTCAATATTTTCAGCAGTATCTATATTAGAAAATGAGTTTGAAATCCAGTCATACTTGGTAGAAAGTAAGGAGCAATTCTTAGACAAAGATGATCCACTATTCCCAAAATCGATAAACAGCGAACATGACCAGCATATACCGACACACTACAAAAAAGGGTCTACAAATAGACGAAACAGAGACAATGTATCGTGGAAAGAAATTTCTAAACAAGATGATGAAATAAGAACTAAATTCATGGAGAAGCAGAAGAGTCCAAGGTACCTGAAAATGAAGGAAGCTCGAAGAAAACTGCCTGCTTGGtcaaaaatgaatgaaatctTAGACACTATTCATGAAAGTCAGGTGACTGTGATTTCTGGTGAGACCGGGTGTGGTAAAAGTACTCAG GTGCCTCAATATTTACTAGATGATTGGATAATAAATAGATCAGAAACAAACAGAGAGCATGTCGAAATAGTTTGCACACAGCCTCGTAGAATCAGTGCTATTGGAGTTGCGGAAAGAGTGGCTGCGGAACGAGACGAACGTATAGGAAACACTGTAGGATATCAAATACGATTAGAAAGTAAAGTGTCTTCCACAACAAGATTGACCTTTTGCACAACAGGAATCTTGTTGCAAAGGTTTTCAGGAGATCCAGATCTGTCTTCTGTGACTCATGTCATTGTAGACGAGGTACACGAGAGAAGTGCTGAAAG TGATTTTTTGTTAATGTTATTGAAAGAACTGCTCTCCAAGAGGCCGGATTTGAAGATTATTCTCATGAGTGCCACCCTCAAAGCTGATACATTCTCAACTTACTTTGGAAATACTCCTACTTTGGATATTCCTGGAAGAACTTTCCCTGTCGAGCAAATTTTCCTAGAAGATATTCTGGAAAGAACTGGCTTTGTAGTTGAAGAGAATTCACGGTTTACTCGAAGGATCAAAGGCGGGTTTGAAAAACTAGAAACTGAATTAGAATCCGCTGATGTTGAAGCTATGGCTGGTGTCTACCCCAAAGATAATATATTAGACGAAAATCTGGTCCTTGCCCAACTCATGGCAAGATATGAAGGATATTCGAAACAAACTTACAAGAATCTGTACATCTTGGATCCGGAGAAAATTAATTGTGAGTtgattgaaaatgttttagAATGGATTGTCAGCGGAGACCATGATTATCCAAGGACTGGTTCAATACTG gtATTCCTACCAGGTATTGCAGAGATAATGTCACTGAAAGACGCGCTTCATAACAATAAGTCACTATCGCCAAAAAgtggaaattttattatcgtacCGTTGCACTCGTCTCTATCTAGTGAAGATCAGAGCTTAGTgtttaagaaaatgaaagatgGTGTTAGAAAAATTGTTCTCAGTACAAATATAGCTGAAACGTCAGTAACGATAGACGATTGCGTATTTGTTGTGGATACaggaaaaatgaaggaaaCGAGATTCAATTCAAATCAGAATATGGAAAGTTTAGATATGTGTTGGGTCTCCCGAGCAAATGCCATGCAAAGGAAAGGACGAGCTGGCCGAGTCATGCCAGGAGTCTCCATACATCTTTATACATCACACAG atttaAACATCATTTCTTGGCACAGCCGATTCCGGAAATATTGCGAATAGCTTTAGAATCTTTGCTGTTGCGAATCCAAATCATGAGTAAAGGAAAAGTAGTTGATCTTCATGATATACTGA gCAAAGTGCTGGAGCCTCCATCTGAGGACAGTATTTCAGATGCAATAAAACGTTTACAAGATGTAGGAGCTATAGCTCCAGATTGTAGTTTAACTCCATTAGGTCACCACTTAGCTGCCTTACCCCTCGACGTTCGCATAGGAAAACTAATTCTTTTCGGAGCTATTTTCTGTTGCGTTGACTCTGCATTAACAATTGCAGCCTGCTTGTCCCATAAAAGTCCTTTTGTTGCGCCATTTGACAAAAAGCATGAACTTGATGCAAAGAAAAAGGATTTTGCTACAGCAAATTCAGATCAATTGACTATTCTAAAAGCTTACAAG AAATGGCTAGATGCTTGTTCACATAGCTCGTATGCGGGTCAAGTTTTTGCTAACGAGAACTATTTATCTACGAGAACACTACAAACATTAGCTGATGTTAAACATCAACTTTTAGAACTTCTGGTATCAATTGGCTTTGTTCCAGTCGATGTAGGAAGACGACGAGCAGGAGATGACAGGATCTTGGAAATAACGGGACCAGCAATGAATTCGAAcaacgaaaattataaattgctACAAGGACTTTTATGTGCTGCCTTGTACCCAAATGTAGCCAAAGTTTTCACGCcagaaaaatcatttcaactACAATCAGCTGGCGCTATACCAAGACAGCCCAAACCAGAGGAGTTGAAGTTCAAAACTAAAGATGGATACGTGAACATGCATCCTTCTTCGGTCAACTTCACAGTCGGTCACTTTTCTAGCCCATACTTagtttttcaagaaaaaattaagacgAGCAGAATATTTATAAGGGAAGTATCAATGGTACCGATGCTGGCGTTAGTCTTGTTCTCTGGCTATGGTATCGATATAGAGTTACACAATGGAACTTTCATCTTGTCACTAGAAGATGGCTGGATAATGTTCAGCGTTGAATCGCACAGG GTTGCTCAACTGTTGCAACGCATGCGAGTTGAATTGGTTAAACTTCTCGAAGAAAAGATGCAGGACCCTTTATTGAATCTGGTTCACCActcgaaaggaaaaaaaattattcaaaccaTCGTGAATATAGTAACCAGAGACTAG
- the LOC124307758 gene encoding putative ATP-dependent RNA helicase DHX57 isoform X1, translating into MDHHSAQLMEDIVLEDRRPPKSNSKNTSTKKSTKDTGKIQNVPRTSVPTQRVPDKSNNVPTNLKVEMQMLRITDDSERQLYETLKHIYGTKFRLADASEFKDQKSNLGKQYWMERGNLVIKGVVDYSSKENTPKTHEQITRQFATSKLESYSFHTSHCIEALEHAKGNVGSALEILFSKYYGVENLQRMNNIEDISKDELLERQNDEKMALESIYGESFVEKIKNRIWIINLKLDYLVEEKKDKTTVSKPVKIDKNICRLFASGSCRFGNKCKFVHRQPDVVQQTIPKDDALFTLEIRFPDHLTYPYDPPYFYFYKNTPPYPKLNCLRIARRLYNEALEHCVDGAPSIFSAVSILENEFEIQSYLVESKEQFLDKDDPLFPKSINSEHDQHIPTHYKKGSTNRRNRDNVSWKEISKQDDEIRTKFMEKQKSPRYLKMKEARRKLPAWSKMNEILDTIHESQVTVISGETGCGKSTQVPQYLLDDWIINRSETNREHVEIVCTQPRRISAIGVAERVAAERDERIGNTVGYQIRLESKVSSTTRLTFCTTGILLQRFSGDPDLSSVTHVIVDEVHERSAESDFLLMLLKELLSKRPDLKIILMSATLKADTFSTYFGNTPTLDIPGRTFPVEQIFLEDILERTGFVVEENSRFTRRIKGGFEKLETELESADVEAMAGVYPKDNILDENLVLAQLMARYEGYSKQTYKNLYILDPEKINCELIENVLEWIVSGDHDYPRTGSILVFLPGIAEIMSLKDALHNNKSLSPKSGNFIIVPLHSSLSSEDQSLVFKKMKDGVRKIVLSTNIAETSVTIDDCVFVVDTGKMKETRFNSNQNMESLDMCWVSRANAMQRKGRAGRVMPGVSIHLYTSHRFKHHFLAQPIPEILRIALESLLLRIQIMSKGKVVDLHDILSKVLEPPSEDSISDAIKRLQDVGAIAPDCSLTPLGHHLAALPLDVRIGKLILFGAIFCCVDSALTIAACLSHKSPFVAPFDKKHELDAKKKDFATANSDQLTILKAYKKWLDACSHSSYAGQVFANENYLSTRTLQTLADVKHQLLELLVSIGFVPVDVGRRRAGDDRILEITGPAMNSNNENYKLLQGLLCAALYPNVAKVFTPEKSFQLQSAGAIPRQPKPEELKFKTKDGYVNMHPSSVNFTVGHFSSPYLVFQEKIKTSRIFIREVSMVPMLALVLFSGYGIDIELHNGTFILSLEDGWIMFSVESHRVAQLLQRMRVELVKLLEEKMQDPLLNLVHHSKGKKIIQTIVNIVTRD; encoded by the exons ATGGATCATCACAGTGCTCAGTTAATGGAAGACATAGTATTGGAAGATAGAAGACCACCAAAGAGCAATAG CAAAAATACTTCAACTAAGAAGTCAACCAAGGACACCGGTAAAATACAGAATGTTCCAAGGACCAGTGTGCCCACGCAACGAGTCCCTGATAAATCGAATAATGTGCCAACGAATCTTAAAGTTGAAATGCAAATGCTGAGAATTACAGACGATTCAGAAAGGCAACTTTATGAAACGTTGAAACATATATATGGCACT AAATTTCGACTTGCGGATGCCTCAGAATTCAAGGACCAAAAATCAAACTTGGGCAAACAATATTGGATGGAACGTGGAAATTTAGTAATAAAAGGTGTTGTTGATTATTCTTCCAAAGAAAATACTCCCAAGACTCATGAACAAATCACCAGACAATTTGCAACTTCGAAACTCGAAAGCTACAG CTTTCACACATCACATTGCATTGAAGCATTGGAACATGCGAAAGGAAATGTCGGAAGTGCGttagaaatattgttttcaaagTACTACGGAGTAGAAAATCTACAGCgaatgaataatattgaaGATATATCCAAAGATGAATTACTTGAGAGacaaaacgatgaaaaaatggCTCTCGAGTCAATATATGGAGAGTCGtttgttgagaaaataaaaaatcgaatttggaTAATCAACTTGAAACTAGACTATCtggtagaagaaaaaaaagataagacAACAGTCTCAAAACCTGTCAAgatagataaaaatatttgtcgtTTATTCGCCAGTGGAAGTTGTAGGTTTGGTAACAAGTGTAAATTTGTGCACAGACAACCTGACGTCGTTCAACAGACTATACCAAAGGATGATGCTCTTTTTACTTTGGAAATAAGATTTCCAGATC ATCTGACCTACCCCTACGATCCGccatacttttatttttacaagaATACGCCTCCTTATCCAAAGCTAAACTGTTTACGAATAGCAAGACGTCTTTACAACGAGGCATTGGAGCACTGTGTGGATGGTGCTCCGTCAATATTTTCAGCAGTATCTATATTAGAAAATGAGTTTGAAATCCAGTCATACTTGGTAGAAAGTAAGGAGCAATTCTTAGACAAAGATGATCCACTATTCCCAAAATCGATAAACAGCGAACATGACCAGCATATACCGACACACTACAAAAAAGGGTCTACAAATAGACGAAACAGAGACAATGTATCGTGGAAAGAAATTTCTAAACAAGATGATGAAATAAGAACTAAATTCATGGAGAAGCAGAAGAGTCCAAGGTACCTGAAAATGAAGGAAGCTCGAAGAAAACTGCCTGCTTGGtcaaaaatgaatgaaatctTAGACACTATTCATGAAAGTCAGGTGACTGTGATTTCTGGTGAGACCGGGTGTGGTAAAAGTACTCAG GTGCCTCAATATTTACTAGATGATTGGATAATAAATAGATCAGAAACAAACAGAGAGCATGTCGAAATAGTTTGCACACAGCCTCGTAGAATCAGTGCTATTGGAGTTGCGGAAAGAGTGGCTGCGGAACGAGACGAACGTATAGGAAACACTGTAGGATATCAAATACGATTAGAAAGTAAAGTGTCTTCCACAACAAGATTGACCTTTTGCACAACAGGAATCTTGTTGCAAAGGTTTTCAGGAGATCCAGATCTGTCTTCTGTGACTCATGTCATTGTAGACGAGGTACACGAGAGAAGTGCTGAAAG TGATTTTTTGTTAATGTTATTGAAAGAACTGCTCTCCAAGAGGCCGGATTTGAAGATTATTCTCATGAGTGCCACCCTCAAAGCTGATACATTCTCAACTTACTTTGGAAATACTCCTACTTTGGATATTCCTGGAAGAACTTTCCCTGTCGAGCAAATTTTCCTAGAAGATATTCTGGAAAGAACTGGCTTTGTAGTTGAAGAGAATTCACGGTTTACTCGAAGGATCAAAGGCGGGTTTGAAAAACTAGAAACTGAATTAGAATCCGCTGATGTTGAAGCTATGGCTGGTGTCTACCCCAAAGATAATATATTAGACGAAAATCTGGTCCTTGCCCAACTCATGGCAAGATATGAAGGATATTCGAAACAAACTTACAAGAATCTGTACATCTTGGATCCGGAGAAAATTAATTGTGAGTtgattgaaaatgttttagAATGGATTGTCAGCGGAGACCATGATTATCCAAGGACTGGTTCAATACTG gtATTCCTACCAGGTATTGCAGAGATAATGTCACTGAAAGACGCGCTTCATAACAATAAGTCACTATCGCCAAAAAgtggaaattttattatcgtacCGTTGCACTCGTCTCTATCTAGTGAAGATCAGAGCTTAGTgtttaagaaaatgaaagatgGTGTTAGAAAAATTGTTCTCAGTACAAATATAGCTGAAACGTCAGTAACGATAGACGATTGCGTATTTGTTGTGGATACaggaaaaatgaaggaaaCGAGATTCAATTCAAATCAGAATATGGAAAGTTTAGATATGTGTTGGGTCTCCCGAGCAAATGCCATGCAAAGGAAAGGACGAGCTGGCCGAGTCATGCCAGGAGTCTCCATACATCTTTATACATCACACAG atttaAACATCATTTCTTGGCACAGCCGATTCCGGAAATATTGCGAATAGCTTTAGAATCTTTGCTGTTGCGAATCCAAATCATGAGTAAAGGAAAAGTAGTTGATCTTCATGATATACTGA gCAAAGTGCTGGAGCCTCCATCTGAGGACAGTATTTCAGATGCAATAAAACGTTTACAAGATGTAGGAGCTATAGCTCCAGATTGTAGTTTAACTCCATTAGGTCACCACTTAGCTGCCTTACCCCTCGACGTTCGCATAGGAAAACTAATTCTTTTCGGAGCTATTTTCTGTTGCGTTGACTCTGCATTAACAATTGCAGCCTGCTTGTCCCATAAAAGTCCTTTTGTTGCGCCATTTGACAAAAAGCATGAACTTGATGCAAAGAAAAAGGATTTTGCTACAGCAAATTCAGATCAATTGACTATTCTAAAAGCTTACAAG AAATGGCTAGATGCTTGTTCACATAGCTCGTATGCGGGTCAAGTTTTTGCTAACGAGAACTATTTATCTACGAGAACACTACAAACATTAGCTGATGTTAAACATCAACTTTTAGAACTTCTGGTATCAATTGGCTTTGTTCCAGTCGATGTAGGAAGACGACGAGCAGGAGATGACAGGATCTTGGAAATAACGGGACCAGCAATGAATTCGAAcaacgaaaattataaattgctACAAGGACTTTTATGTGCTGCCTTGTACCCAAATGTAGCCAAAGTTTTCACGCcagaaaaatcatttcaactACAATCAGCTGGCGCTATACCAAGACAGCCCAAACCAGAGGAGTTGAAGTTCAAAACTAAAGATGGATACGTGAACATGCATCCTTCTTCGGTCAACTTCACAGTCGGTCACTTTTCTAGCCCATACTTagtttttcaagaaaaaattaagacgAGCAGAATATTTATAAGGGAAGTATCAATGGTACCGATGCTGGCGTTAGTCTTGTTCTCTGGCTATGGTATCGATATAGAGTTACACAATGGAACTTTCATCTTGTCACTAGAAGATGGCTGGATAATGTTCAGCGTTGAATCGCACAGG GTTGCTCAACTGTTGCAACGCATGCGAGTTGAATTGGTTAAACTTCTCGAAGAAAAGATGCAGGACCCTTTATTGAATCTGGTTCACCActcgaaaggaaaaaaaattattcaaaccaTCGTGAATATAGTAACCAGAGACTAG
- the LOC124307758 gene encoding putative ATP-dependent RNA helicase DHX57 isoform X2 → MALNFDLRMPQNSRTKNQTWANNIGWNVEIYFHTSHCIEALEHAKGNVGSALEILFSKYYGVENLQRMNNIEDISKDELLERQNDEKMALESIYGESFVEKIKNRIWIINLKLDYLVEEKKDKTTVSKPVKIDKNICRLFASGSCRFGNKCKFVHRQPDVVQQTIPKDDALFTLEIRFPDHLTYPYDPPYFYFYKNTPPYPKLNCLRIARRLYNEALEHCVDGAPSIFSAVSILENEFEIQSYLVESKEQFLDKDDPLFPKSINSEHDQHIPTHYKKGSTNRRNRDNVSWKEISKQDDEIRTKFMEKQKSPRYLKMKEARRKLPAWSKMNEILDTIHESQVTVISGETGCGKSTQVPQYLLDDWIINRSETNREHVEIVCTQPRRISAIGVAERVAAERDERIGNTVGYQIRLESKVSSTTRLTFCTTGILLQRFSGDPDLSSVTHVIVDEVHERSAESDFLLMLLKELLSKRPDLKIILMSATLKADTFSTYFGNTPTLDIPGRTFPVEQIFLEDILERTGFVVEENSRFTRRIKGGFEKLETELESADVEAMAGVYPKDNILDENLVLAQLMARYEGYSKQTYKNLYILDPEKINCELIENVLEWIVSGDHDYPRTGSILVFLPGIAEIMSLKDALHNNKSLSPKSGNFIIVPLHSSLSSEDQSLVFKKMKDGVRKIVLSTNIAETSVTIDDCVFVVDTGKMKETRFNSNQNMESLDMCWVSRANAMQRKGRAGRVMPGVSIHLYTSHRFKHHFLAQPIPEILRIALESLLLRIQIMSKGKVVDLHDILSKVLEPPSEDSISDAIKRLQDVGAIAPDCSLTPLGHHLAALPLDVRIGKLILFGAIFCCVDSALTIAACLSHKSPFVAPFDKKHELDAKKKDFATANSDQLTILKAYKKWLDACSHSSYAGQVFANENYLSTRTLQTLADVKHQLLELLVSIGFVPVDVGRRRAGDDRILEITGPAMNSNNENYKLLQGLLCAALYPNVAKVFTPEKSFQLQSAGAIPRQPKPEELKFKTKDGYVNMHPSSVNFTVGHFSSPYLVFQEKIKTSRIFIREVSMVPMLALVLFSGYGIDIELHNGTFILSLEDGWIMFSVESHRVAQLLQRMRVELVKLLEEKMQDPLLNLVHHSKGKKIIQTIVNIVTRD, encoded by the exons ATGGCACT AAATTTCGACTTGCGGATGCCTCAGAATTCAAGGACCAAAAATCAAACTTGGGCAAACAATATTGGATGGAACGTGGAAATTTA CTTTCACACATCACATTGCATTGAAGCATTGGAACATGCGAAAGGAAATGTCGGAAGTGCGttagaaatattgttttcaaagTACTACGGAGTAGAAAATCTACAGCgaatgaataatattgaaGATATATCCAAAGATGAATTACTTGAGAGacaaaacgatgaaaaaatggCTCTCGAGTCAATATATGGAGAGTCGtttgttgagaaaataaaaaatcgaatttggaTAATCAACTTGAAACTAGACTATCtggtagaagaaaaaaaagataagacAACAGTCTCAAAACCTGTCAAgatagataaaaatatttgtcgtTTATTCGCCAGTGGAAGTTGTAGGTTTGGTAACAAGTGTAAATTTGTGCACAGACAACCTGACGTCGTTCAACAGACTATACCAAAGGATGATGCTCTTTTTACTTTGGAAATAAGATTTCCAGATC ATCTGACCTACCCCTACGATCCGccatacttttatttttacaagaATACGCCTCCTTATCCAAAGCTAAACTGTTTACGAATAGCAAGACGTCTTTACAACGAGGCATTGGAGCACTGTGTGGATGGTGCTCCGTCAATATTTTCAGCAGTATCTATATTAGAAAATGAGTTTGAAATCCAGTCATACTTGGTAGAAAGTAAGGAGCAATTCTTAGACAAAGATGATCCACTATTCCCAAAATCGATAAACAGCGAACATGACCAGCATATACCGACACACTACAAAAAAGGGTCTACAAATAGACGAAACAGAGACAATGTATCGTGGAAAGAAATTTCTAAACAAGATGATGAAATAAGAACTAAATTCATGGAGAAGCAGAAGAGTCCAAGGTACCTGAAAATGAAGGAAGCTCGAAGAAAACTGCCTGCTTGGtcaaaaatgaatgaaatctTAGACACTATTCATGAAAGTCAGGTGACTGTGATTTCTGGTGAGACCGGGTGTGGTAAAAGTACTCAG GTGCCTCAATATTTACTAGATGATTGGATAATAAATAGATCAGAAACAAACAGAGAGCATGTCGAAATAGTTTGCACACAGCCTCGTAGAATCAGTGCTATTGGAGTTGCGGAAAGAGTGGCTGCGGAACGAGACGAACGTATAGGAAACACTGTAGGATATCAAATACGATTAGAAAGTAAAGTGTCTTCCACAACAAGATTGACCTTTTGCACAACAGGAATCTTGTTGCAAAGGTTTTCAGGAGATCCAGATCTGTCTTCTGTGACTCATGTCATTGTAGACGAGGTACACGAGAGAAGTGCTGAAAG TGATTTTTTGTTAATGTTATTGAAAGAACTGCTCTCCAAGAGGCCGGATTTGAAGATTATTCTCATGAGTGCCACCCTCAAAGCTGATACATTCTCAACTTACTTTGGAAATACTCCTACTTTGGATATTCCTGGAAGAACTTTCCCTGTCGAGCAAATTTTCCTAGAAGATATTCTGGAAAGAACTGGCTTTGTAGTTGAAGAGAATTCACGGTTTACTCGAAGGATCAAAGGCGGGTTTGAAAAACTAGAAACTGAATTAGAATCCGCTGATGTTGAAGCTATGGCTGGTGTCTACCCCAAAGATAATATATTAGACGAAAATCTGGTCCTTGCCCAACTCATGGCAAGATATGAAGGATATTCGAAACAAACTTACAAGAATCTGTACATCTTGGATCCGGAGAAAATTAATTGTGAGTtgattgaaaatgttttagAATGGATTGTCAGCGGAGACCATGATTATCCAAGGACTGGTTCAATACTG gtATTCCTACCAGGTATTGCAGAGATAATGTCACTGAAAGACGCGCTTCATAACAATAAGTCACTATCGCCAAAAAgtggaaattttattatcgtacCGTTGCACTCGTCTCTATCTAGTGAAGATCAGAGCTTAGTgtttaagaaaatgaaagatgGTGTTAGAAAAATTGTTCTCAGTACAAATATAGCTGAAACGTCAGTAACGATAGACGATTGCGTATTTGTTGTGGATACaggaaaaatgaaggaaaCGAGATTCAATTCAAATCAGAATATGGAAAGTTTAGATATGTGTTGGGTCTCCCGAGCAAATGCCATGCAAAGGAAAGGACGAGCTGGCCGAGTCATGCCAGGAGTCTCCATACATCTTTATACATCACACAG atttaAACATCATTTCTTGGCACAGCCGATTCCGGAAATATTGCGAATAGCTTTAGAATCTTTGCTGTTGCGAATCCAAATCATGAGTAAAGGAAAAGTAGTTGATCTTCATGATATACTGA gCAAAGTGCTGGAGCCTCCATCTGAGGACAGTATTTCAGATGCAATAAAACGTTTACAAGATGTAGGAGCTATAGCTCCAGATTGTAGTTTAACTCCATTAGGTCACCACTTAGCTGCCTTACCCCTCGACGTTCGCATAGGAAAACTAATTCTTTTCGGAGCTATTTTCTGTTGCGTTGACTCTGCATTAACAATTGCAGCCTGCTTGTCCCATAAAAGTCCTTTTGTTGCGCCATTTGACAAAAAGCATGAACTTGATGCAAAGAAAAAGGATTTTGCTACAGCAAATTCAGATCAATTGACTATTCTAAAAGCTTACAAG AAATGGCTAGATGCTTGTTCACATAGCTCGTATGCGGGTCAAGTTTTTGCTAACGAGAACTATTTATCTACGAGAACACTACAAACATTAGCTGATGTTAAACATCAACTTTTAGAACTTCTGGTATCAATTGGCTTTGTTCCAGTCGATGTAGGAAGACGACGAGCAGGAGATGACAGGATCTTGGAAATAACGGGACCAGCAATGAATTCGAAcaacgaaaattataaattgctACAAGGACTTTTATGTGCTGCCTTGTACCCAAATGTAGCCAAAGTTTTCACGCcagaaaaatcatttcaactACAATCAGCTGGCGCTATACCAAGACAGCCCAAACCAGAGGAGTTGAAGTTCAAAACTAAAGATGGATACGTGAACATGCATCCTTCTTCGGTCAACTTCACAGTCGGTCACTTTTCTAGCCCATACTTagtttttcaagaaaaaattaagacgAGCAGAATATTTATAAGGGAAGTATCAATGGTACCGATGCTGGCGTTAGTCTTGTTCTCTGGCTATGGTATCGATATAGAGTTACACAATGGAACTTTCATCTTGTCACTAGAAGATGGCTGGATAATGTTCAGCGTTGAATCGCACAGG GTTGCTCAACTGTTGCAACGCATGCGAGTTGAATTGGTTAAACTTCTCGAAGAAAAGATGCAGGACCCTTTATTGAATCTGGTTCACCActcgaaaggaaaaaaaattattcaaaccaTCGTGAATATAGTAACCAGAGACTAG